The genomic region ATATAAGACATCTTTCTATTTCTAACGAGCACCATATATGTTGTTTAATCGCCTCTTAAGCCTAATACCTTTTCGAAAATCAACTCGAGCTTAGTTTATCATCTGGTACAATTTTTAGATATAACCATTAAGGCGTTAGTTCCTTAGAGCAGGACCTTTGGACGCGGAAGATGAACCGTGTAAGTATGCGACACCAAGAGAAGTGTTGGGGCCTTAATTCTTGTTGACCGTATTGCTTGAAATTACATTGGCATGCAAGGATGCATCGTGTGTGTGGATGCCTGGATGCGAAGAAAACTTTCGAACCTTGAGAAGAAGATTAATCTCGGTACCAGTACTCACAATACTTGAACTTAATAAACCATTTAAAATTACTATGATGCATTATCGAAGGGTTTAGGATGCACGTGGAGGCAACATCGTAAAGTGGTAACAAATGCCCTCAGTAATAAGACCCTGAGTATTGTTGGAGGACGATTAAGGAGAAGGAACCATTAAGTAAGGTTGTAGTCTAAAGCTGGGTGTTGAGGTAGCAGTTGGAGGTATCAGACTGAATCAATTGTGAATTTCAAGGAGTTGTAAGGCCGAGAGTTTGGATAGCGCAGTAAGAGGATAAAGAGCTACTAAGAATGTTGAAGCATGTCAAACAAGGGAATTAAGCATCTTAGGTTCTGAATTGATAGCCGAAACCATGAGAAAAGAATAAGTGAAAATCGAGTTAAGATTTTAATTGCGCAAGCCAACATAATAGTTATGCAAACCAACGGAGTGAGCCTAAGGAGTCTAAAAGAGAAAGCTATGTATTCTTGAAGATTACTTTGGTGACTGGTAACAGATGAGTGATCGACCTAAAGGAGTTTATTCCGTCTGAGGTATTAGAACAAATTGAACCGGTGGTATATCAAGTGTTCTTACAGCCGTATCTCTCGAACTTGCGTGAGTATTTCGATCCATGCCACGCAGCTCTGGGAATACATTCCCAATACAACTTATGTACTAGAACTTGAACCAATTCAATTCAAGAATGATATGAAGTTTCAAGTGACCCCAATTAGGATTGATAACGTAAACATTAAGGAACTCTGAGGAAAAGATGTCTCATTAGTGAAGGTGACTTGAAAATCAAGTCGGAATGAAAAAGCATACCGGAGAACTTGAATTGAGTTTGAGGAAGGACTAACTGCACTCATTCGCAAGTAATTGAATTTTGGGAACAAAATTTcaaattaggtgggtaggatgtaaaacctgcaaaattaataaataattagccaataaaataataataaataaaagaaattataaaattaatatttttagtttaaagaggtataaataattaaaatacaaattttgacactaattttaaaggttttggctcaAAATTAGGCCAAACGGACCAAATCGGTTGAATTGGGCACGTATTGGGCCGAAAGCCCAACCAAACTACATGTTAATGAAGGGCATCAGCCCTTCTTTCCCAAATCAGAAGGGGATTCACATTGAAATCATGAGAAGGGAGAGGAAGCCATTGCCAAACCCTTGATTGAGTTTCAAATCCATATAACTTTTTATTCGGAACTCCGATTACCACACACCGTTTATGACCACGTGATCATCACGACGAGCTCTACAAAATTTACCCAATAATTTGGTAAGAAAATATCAATTTCCCTCTCAGtcattctctctctaattttgaaatttgagttttaagaTTTTGATGTTTTGATGTGTTTAGGATCAATCTAACTTGAGAAAATTATTGGGTTTTGGTCCCATGACGCTTAAGAAAGGTAAGAACTCTAAACTCTTTTAGTGGATTATTGAGATTGTAAGCCTTGAGGTTAATTATAGTGATATATGTGGAATTAGATTGAATTATGTTGATTCAGAGTTCATTGATGATGTTGGGAGCTTGAATTGGAATCTTGGGAGCTAAATTTGTGATTTGAGAGGAGTTGGAGTCTTGGACGGTTGTAGAACGAAGATAATTGAGGTGTTCCAGGCTTTATGAGGgattggccaaggtatgatttcggtttctcATAGATAACATATAATATTTCGTAAAAATTTAGGCTAGATGACTATAGATAAGTTGTATGATATGGAAGGTTGAGGTTTAGTGACTTGTTGTTGGAAATTATTGAGTGGGTGGTTGAAATATATGATGATTGATTATTAATGATTGTGAATAATGATGATTTTGTTGGTTGATGATGTTGGTGTTTGATAATGATAATATATTATGATGAATATATAATGTTGATGTGTGTTGTAATGAGAGCTTGGTTATATTGATGAGTTGTTGAAGTTGATTGAAAACTGGTGTTATAATTGATTAGACTAATTGATGAATCATATGTTGAATTGATTGAATTGGTAGAGTAGTTACGGAATGAAGGTGGATATGTGTATTGTGGAGGATTGGTGCAGTTTGGTAAGAATTTGAAAGGTTTGGAACTAAAAGTTTTGAAtaaaatctattttaaattaaagatatttTAAGAGCTTTAAGATGGTATAATATTTAAGGAATTTGgaattttatagaggaagttatAGACGCTCGAAGTTAGGTACGAAAAACTGAATGTTTAGACTTACCAGCTTTTTTGCTTTTACTGCTATGCTCACGCACGCAGACACACCCACGCGATGCGGCCATTAGGCTTTGCCCAGAGGTTCATGGCAGGGTGACGCGTATGCAGGATGAGACATTTTTGCATGACCACGTACGCAGACAGAGTGACGCGTACACAGACCCCTGTTTTTCTGAAAGGTGGATTTTAAAGTTTTAAACCAATTCTCCAGCTTTCCAAACCTCTATAACTCTTAAGGGTGTATTTGTTTGAGGTGAAAATGGGAGAAAGGAAAAGGGAGGGAAAGAAATAGGAAAGAAAATAGTTATTTTTCCTTGTTTGGTTGAGGAGAGAAATGGGAGAGGAAGGAAAATGGATGAAAAAATATTGGTGGGACCCACCAATTTTTTTCCCTCCAACAATGGAAAGAAAATGGAGAAAAAACTAAATTTCTCTCTCTACTTCAAATATTATCCCTTTACTTTTttctatataatatataatataagggtaaaattgtctttttataacatttctttcctttttattttcctttcatccaaacacatctaaagaaaataaaaattcactcaatttctttcctttcctttctaTCTCCTTcctctctatttctttccttccaacCAAACATAGCCTTAATTAAAGCCTGATAGTTGGTTTTTAGGCTGTGAAGTGTGGGTAAAATTgttggatgaattaatttgataTTGAGGAAGGTTGTAAAGTGGAGATTTGTTATTGAAGGGTGCTGAAAATGTTGAATGTGATAATAATGATAATTGATTAAGATTAAATGAATTTATGTTTGTGATACCTGAACAATAGTAAGGATTATGGTTCGTCTCGCTTGCTCCTGAtcaatgtttgagatttgataataatgatgattgatTAAGACTAAATGAATCTATGTTTTAGATACTTGGAAAGTAGCAAGGATGTAGTTCGTCTCGCTTGCTCCAGATCAGAGATTGTGATATttgggtagtagcagcagtagtggattAATCCACTTACTCCAGGTTGAGCTTATAAACACCCACCTAGGTAGTAGCAGCAGTATTGgttattccacttgctccaggttgagcgggtagtagcaagggggttgtggcTCAGGCCCGCTTGCTCCGCGAAgggtgtttctgtccaaggttagctaccagaacatgtcgggttggctttataaccgatagataagactcatcagccataggacaggcatacatcatatgcatttgtatgttttttcTTAGGTGTACATTATATTTGGATTGCTTAACTGTATAACtctgcttatctgctacttgttctacttgccgAAATCATACTtctacttgtgtattacttgtatgCATTGTTTGTCTATACAATTGAGATTTTCCTCGTCTGGTGGAGGAGTGACAAGGGCAGTCCCATTGGagttttggaggattggaggaaaaGGGAAAACTGAGGGATTGAGTTAGGATGGATTAAGATAGAGTTGAGTTAAAACCTAACTGTTTTAGATACCCTACCTTGTTTCTGGTTTTAAATTATAACTTTAAGATTTAAATATGAGcgttgaagttctaggattgcctctggcttttccgGAGCATTATATTTTATGTGAGCACCACtactatgctgagaacctccggttctcattccatacatatgttGTCATTTTTTAGATACAAGTTGAGAAGTGCCTTACTAGGCGTATGGAGTTCCTGTCACAGCAGAGTTGGGACTTTGTATTTTGGGTGTtttgatgtgtgtgtgtgtgtgtgtgtgtgtgtgtgtgtgtgtgtgtgtggaatTTTCCTTATTATGTTTtgcttttgttcctcttagaggtttttGGAGAACTAAGGTTTATTTTGAATACTTTGGAACTTGGGAttgtatatacttatataaatattctccggccagccttggcttcgtagGTTGGGCCTGGAGCTTGATATTATGTATCTTTTGACACTCCGCTCTTGTTATATATACGTGTATTTACTTTTTTTTCGTACGCAAATTTCTATACGTGAGCGttgcattttttttcacttttttacttaaccaaccttcaaggctcctcgaataatatattattttagatgCCGTAATActacaccacctctattttacgacttaagcgtaaagctctgtgtggtagggtgttacacttattTTCGAACTGAGTTTTTGTGTCGCAATCatgtaatttcgattcatttctgagttaattatgtTGCAATTattatgtaatttcggttcatttctgagttaattgtgtcgtaatcattatataattttggttcatttctgagtgaattaatgtgcatttggactcgttgtcctacaaaattcaaaactctttctcctatttctcctcatcttctactgcttcttcttcttttttttcatctttttcttcttcatcttctcctttttttttttattttcttatagttcttcttgtttcactctcttaaaaggaataaaaccaagaaaaagagaagaaatgtcaaacaaaaaagaagaaacatatTAATGACGTTGTttgatccaaaattaattttggatgtgtttttatTCATGATTCAGTCTTTTTTGTGTGCTTGTTTTCGAATTGAGTTTATGTATCGCAGTCattatgtaatttcggttcatttctgagttaattgtgtcacaattattatgtaatttcggtttatttctgagttaattgtgtctCAATCTATTATGTAATTTCGGctcatttctgagtgaattaaggtgcatttAGATTCATTGTCCTACACAATTCaaaattctttctcttttttctcctcatcttctattgctttttcttcttctttttcatctttttcttcttcatcttcaccttcttattttaatttctcaaaattcttttttatttactctcttgagaggaataaaacaaaaaaaaaaaaatatcaaacaaaaaagaagaagaaacacattaATGACGTTATCTGATCCAAAGTTGATTTTGAatgtgtttttgttcatgattcagtcttgtttgtgttcttgttttcGAACTAAGTTTATGTATCGCAATCATTATGgtaaattttggttcatttctgagttaattgtgtcgtAATTATTCTGTAATTTCAGtttatttctgagttaattatgtCGCAATCCATtatgtaattttggttcatttctgagttaattgtgtcaTAATCATTATATAATTTTAGTTCATTTCTGAATAAATTAAGGTGCATTTGAACTGGTTgtcctgcacaattcaaaactctttctcctcaCTTTTTATTACAATAACAGCAATAATAGcagcaacaaaagaatgacggtGAGGAGAAAatacgcgaagaagaagaagaagaaaaagaagaagaaagagaaggagaaggagaaagagaatgagaagagaaaaaaaggaataggaggagaagaagaagaaggaggaggaagaacGCAAAGAAGAAGATGACGATAATGTAGTGCATGAACGTAAATGACTTAGTTAGAACAATAATGTGTGTGCGTATAATCACACTCTTTTTAATGAGAGTTGATTTTTGTTAGTGTCAGATCTacttaattgaatttaaatgacaatCTTTATAACAATTCAAAGTACATCAATCTCTTCCTTTACATATatccaaaatctaaaatttttctatttttttcagtGACTAGTATTCacaaaattgcagaaattaatcCTAGAGTTGATAATttgtgtatatgtatattagTGATAAGGTTATGGACACTATCAAGCTACAAAAATTCTCCATTATCATACTCAATTAAGATGGTTTGGCTCGATGAAGATGTGAGTTTTCTACCAATttcttaaataatattaaatttatattattcgtattttaatttatttgtttatccCCATTTAATtattctttgatttttgtttatcaattATAGGAAGGAAGAATACACGCCTCAGTTAAGAAGGATATTGAgcctaattttattcaaaaaaatattattgagttAAAATCAAAGGTGAAAAGGATGTCTTTAATTTAACATAGTGTTTGGTATAGAATTTATTGCTTGAATTCTCCCATGAAGTTATGGACAATGGTGTATTCGAAGTATTGGAAAATGCTATTACACCAACCAAGCGACTATCCTCGAAGTTGGAAGATTTGGGGGTGGAAGGAGATAcctcaacttgcaagaagatcaaAATTGAGAATGAAAATTGAGAATTTGGATGCACATATTTTGAAATTCCTTTTTAGAGTCTATCTAATAGAACAATACTAAACATATGTTTATTTTAgtgaaaataacttttttttagttgttatttttcttttggttcttttcgatttttatgtttggaattagatttttttttattataagttGAAATTATTTAGTTATTACCTGTGGTTATATTTTTCAATTCGATTCACACTGttgatattttgttaatttatgaTTTAGTATTTAATATCATAAAGTCATAAATTTTTCATATGAATTATTGTTGATACAATTAAGTTAGTTAGtaatttttaggtttaattactctattggtccttatagtttcacgaaatttttaattaggtccctatacttttttctttttaattgagtcattgcactaatttatttttttaattgggtccctacacttttttttccttttatttgggtccctataccaattttttttagttggatcccTATACAGTAAAGCCAATTACTgctaagagggacctaattgaaaaaaaattagtgcaaggacccaattaaaaggaaaaaaaaagtatagggacctaattgaaaattttgtgaaactatagggaccaatagagtaattaaaccaaatttTTAATGTGTACttattaaaaaaatctaattttaatttttaattaaagtattatgtttaaaattttaaatttaaatttaaaatataacttTTTTNNNNNNNNNNNNNNNNNNNNNNNNNNNNNNNNNNNNNNNNNNNNNNNNNNNNNNNNNNNNNNNCTTTATGTGAATTATAAGATATTAATACAAAATTTGAAAAGGGTTTTTCTGCATTCATCAAATTcagcattttaattttttttatttttaatcataatattttattttaccaTATGCTCACAATCTTTTATAGTTGAGTGGAGactaaaaaataacaataacaatttaaATTGACTGGTTaatatttttagaattatttGATCATGTTCGACACCCAAAATTATTTAGAACTTTATCTACATACATGATTTATGGATCATGTGGTAGAGCTTTCTCAAAATCTTCCTACATGAAAGATGGGTACTGCACCAAATATTATCTCAAAACATTTAGTAGCACCACAGTTATCGAAGATAGTGGATATCCATCATATAGAAGACGAGACACATAAGTGATTACCGAGAAGAAGGGAGTCCATATGGATAATAAGAATGTGGTTCCATACAATGCATATCTGCTAATGTCTTATCAAGCGCATGTTAATGTAGAGTACTGTAATAAGTCAAATACTATCAAATATTTGTTCAAATACGTGAATAAAGGTGTAGACAGGATAGCAGTTGGAGTTTCAAAAGAAGCTTCCAATTGAGAGGATACTCAGGTTATTGATGAGATCAAACAATTTTATGATTGCTGGTATTTGTCTGTATATGAGGTTGTGTGGAGAACTTTGACTTAACCTTCAGTGATGAGATTAACCTTTCATTTATCTGAAGAGCAAAATATTATCTTTAAAGATGATGACGATCTTGAGAAAAtcgtggaagaagaggaagaaaaatgtaCGATGTTCTTAGCATGGATGGAGGTCAACAAAGAATTTGAAGCAGGTCAAACTTTAACGTATGTTGAGTTTTCAAATCAATTTGTTTATGATAGAGAAGTAAAGGAATGGCATCCACGCAAAAGAGGATATTCTATCGAGAGGTTAAACTATGTTCCACCGGGTACAAGTGATATCTACTATATGAGAATTTTGTTAAATGTTCAGAGAGGTTGCACAACATATGAGTCTATTAGGACAGTTAATGGAATTATATATTCTAACTTCCAAGATGCTTGCTATTCCATGAGACTACTGTGTAACTATAGAGAATTCATTGTAGCTATTAATGAGGTAACTGAACTTGTATCTGGTCATCAATTGAGAAAACTATTTGTGATGCTACTGATATCTAATAGTGTTAGCAAATCAGATTGTATTTGGAATACAACTTGGACATTATTAGCTGACGGAATACTATATGAAAAGAAAAAAGCATTGAAAAGCCAAGGTATTTCATTctgtctttttatatatatatatatatatatataaagattttattttcttattacttttatttttattaataatagtaataattttattttggaattACTTATTAAATATTTGATAAAACTATCATGTGCTTTTGCTAGGACTAAACATGACTGATGACGAATTAAAATATCTTTGCTTTATTGAGATTTATAATATACTCAACAGTAATGCGAGATCTTTAAGAGACTGTATATCAATGCTGTATCTTGAGTTGTCTGATGTTCGCATTTTTCAGAATAAGCTAATAGAGGAGAAGTTAGCATATGACACAAATGAGCGAAGGTTAGTATTCGATGAGATACTCAATGCTATTATTGCAGACTCTGGTGGTTTTTATTTCGTTTATGGACATGGTGTGTGTGGTAAGACATTTATTTGGAATGAAATTTCTTCTGCTATTCGATCTAGAGGAAATATTGATTTCAATGTAGCATTCAGTGGAATTACTCCTACCTGATGGCAGAACGGCTCATTCTAAGTTTTCAGTATCTAATACAATTACTGATGAATCTATTTGCAACATCAAGCGTGGTAGCTTGAAGGCTGAGCTACTCACCCAAAATAGCTTAATAATTTGGGATAAAGCTCTAATGCTCAATAAAATGTGTTTTGAAGCACTTGATCGGACACTCAGAGATCTTATGTCAGTTACTGATCAACATAAGATACAACAATCATTTGGTGGTAAGGTTGTGGTTCTAGGAGGTGATTTTAGACAAATACTTCCGGTGATTCCGAAAGGGAGTAGACATGATATATTGTCACCAGCTATTAACTCAGCCCATCTGTGGTCGTTCTGTAAGGTTCTTAAGTTGCATGCGAACATGAGGCTTCTAATGTCTTTTTTGGATCAACATGATGGTGAAATgaagagatttgataattaaataattgatgttgaaaataaaaatatttgtgaTGAGTCAGAAGTTGAAATTTCAGATGATCTGCCGATTACAACTACTGATGATCCTCTCTCTCATTTGGTAGACTTTACATATCCAAATTTGTTGTAAAACATGTCAGATTACAGGTATTTTCATAGTAGCGCAATTCTTGCACTCATGCTTGAGAGTGTCGAGAAGGTAAACGATTTCATTTTGACAATTTTTCCAATGATAGAAAAGGAGTATCTAAGTTCTGACACATGTCAAGCTGATGAGAATGAAGGTGTACAATAAGAGTAGTTTCATACCAGAATTTCTAAATAATATCAAATGATCTGGACTACCCAATcacaagttgactttgaagccAGGAGTCACTGTAATAATACTCAAAACATATACTAGACTTCAGGTTTATGCAACGGGATAAGATTAATAGTTAACGAACTTCGCAACAACGTAATTGGGAGTGACGGAAGTGGCTGTAGAAATATTGGCGACAAAGTGTACATTtcaagaatgaacttgatcccttTAGATTCAGGATTGCCATTTAAGTTCCAACGGAGGCAATTTCCATTAGCAGTGTGCTTTGCAATGACCAACAAGAGAGTCAAGGTCAATAATAATTATCACATGTAGTGCTGTACTTGCAAAAATCAGTGTTCACTCATAGACAACTTTACgttgctttgtcaagagttaagagtcgcaGTAGCCTCAAGGTTCTAATTCTGGACGAATACGACAATCCAAAGTCATTAATAATAAATGTTGTGttcaaagaagtttttaataatatttaggtaaaaaatagtattttcatttttaataacATGTTATGGTTACACTTTTGTACAAATATTTACCAtagatataactaatttatctataactCTACTTTCAGACTTGAAATAAAATATGTAACAGAGAGCACAACATCATATGCCAATTGCTTTTTTTTAACAAGGTTAGTAAAATACTAGGTTGTCGATAAATTTTTATTAGTCTTTTCACtcttttgatataaaatttagtgTAAAACTGACATGCTACTATTACagttatatatattctttttttttaagtcttttttttttattgttcaaAAATATTATAAACTTTAAATTGTTCgaaatccaaacataaaattatttttatttttccataaaatcttttaaaaaataataactaaaaaaaatcttttttaaaatctcaCACAAACAAGCCCTCATATTACTTGTTTTTGCCGAAACGTTTTTTTGGCTTAAACAACAAGTTACCACAACAATTGAAAATACATAATAGAAAGTTGCATTGGTTACTCAAagcatattttcttcttctttggacACGCTACTCTCTTCTCTCAGCTTCGTCCTTTTCCACCCAAAAAACAAAAACCCTCAAAACCAATCTAATGGGGCAAGGAACTCCGGGCGGCCTCAACCGCCAGGGCATGCCGGGTGATCGTAAGCAGGACGGCAACGACAAAAAGGACAAGAAATTCGAGCCGGCAGCCCCTCCCGCCCGCGTGGGCCGCAAGCAGCGGAAGCAGAAGGGTCCCGAGGCCGCGGCTCGCCTTCCGGTCGTGACGCCTCACACGAAGTGCAAACTCCGATTGCTGAAGCTGGAGCGCGTGAAGGACTATCTGCTGATGGAGGAAGAGTTCGTTGCGAACCAAGAGAGGCTGAAGCCTCAGGAAGAGAAGGCCGAAGAAGATAGATCAAAGGTCGATGATCTAAGAGGTTCTCCAATGAGCGTTGGGAATCTTGAAGAGCTCATTGACGAGAATCATGCCATTGTTTCATCTTCCGTCGGGCCTGAATATTACGTTGGGATCTTGTCGTTTGTTGATAAAGATCAGTTGGAGCCTGGTTGCGCTATTTTGATGCATAATAAGGTtagggttttgcaatttttttcgTTTTGTTTGCTATTTCGTGAAATTTGGCTTACTTTTTTTGCTTTCATGTGATATTGAATTGCGCAATTGTCTAGGTTTTTGGTTATTGGATTCGTAGTTTTTGTTTCGAGTGAGTAATTGAAGCTCGGTGATACTGGTTTTAGGGTTTCGTTGGTTTTTGGGTGCTATTCCGTGAGAATTAAGTTGGTACTCAAAATTGTCTAGGTTTTGAGATCGACAATATACCTATTTCGATTTTCTAGAGAGTAATGAAAATTATTGTGACCGTTGCTATGGAGTTTGCTATTCTTTTGTTGTGAAAATTGACTTTTTTGTTAGTTTGTTTATTTGGCACATGCAATTTTAACGACCCTAGGATTTGTTATAGATAATTGCTGTTTTGACGTTCAAATCAGTAATGCTTGCTTATTATGAAATGTGAAGGTAGCTGTGGTGTAAGTCACTAAtttaaggcttggtttggtaaagcttttcgaAGAGATggttgtgctttttaaaagcaaAGCACCTCATTTTGcttttggtaaattaaaaa from Arachis ipaensis cultivar K30076 chromosome B02, Araip1.1, whole genome shotgun sequence harbors:
- the LOC107627062 gene encoding uncharacterized protein LOC107627062 → MCFEALDRTLRDLMSVTDQHKIQQSFGGKVVVLGGDFRQILPVIPKGSRHDILSPAINSAHLWSFYYRYFHSSAILALMLESVEKVNDFILTIFPMIEKEYLSSDTCQADENEGLCNGIRLIVNELRNNVIGSDGSGCRNIGDKVYISRMNLIPLDSGLPFKFQRRQFPLAVCFAMTNKRVKVNNNYHM